One region of Macadamia integrifolia cultivar HAES 741 chromosome 11, SCU_Mint_v3, whole genome shotgun sequence genomic DNA includes:
- the LOC122094037 gene encoding protein CLT1, chloroplastic, producing the protein MSTCWCRRFTPGGAERLLRPTLRKPYRGIAISPSLINQRRKIDLRSERWNRQRLLIVKSIGSESLSEGNCTPCLHGVEEKKESVKQSSIVEKEEDGRRRRDRDRTVEVLVAATATVVLGVGNRVLYKLALVPLKHYPFFLAQLATFGYVLVYFSVLYARYHAGIVTDEMLSLPKTPFLLVGLFEALAAASGMAAGAVLSGASIPILSQTFLVWQLLLSAIFLGRKYRFNQILGCFLVSVGVIITVASGSGGGLSLKDAGIFWALLMITSFLFQAGDTVLKEVIFLDARKRLKGGSVDLFVVNSYGSGFQALFICLLLPFLSKLWGVPFLQLPSYLRDGAACFLNIGTLSTGCEGAPWLPLLFVIVNMGFNISLLHLLKISSAVVSCLASTFSVPLSVYAFTLPLPYIGVASSLPNGFVAGVAVLVSGLLIYCWSSSATTTTTATPSTTTPSSLDHPHHA; encoded by the exons ATGTCTACATGCTGGTGTCGCCGGTTCACTCCCGGCGGTGCCGAGCGTCTCCTTCGGCCTACGCTTCGGAAACCGTATCGTGGGATCGCGATTTCACCGTCTCTGATTAATCAAAGACGGAAGATCGATCTGAGATCGGAAAGATGGAATAGGCAGAGATTATTGATTGTGAAATCAATCGGATCAGAAAGCTTAAGCGAGGGGAATTGCACTCCGTGTTTGCACGGTGTGGAGGAGAAAAAAGAGTCGGTGAAGCAAAGCAGCATCGTCGAGAAGGAGGAGGATGGTCGGCGGCGTCGAGATCGTGATCGGACGGTGGAAGTGTTGGTGGCAGCGACGGCGACGGTGGTTTTGGGAGTAGGAAATAGGGTTCTCTACAAGCTCGCTCTCGTCCCTCTCAAgcactaccctttctttctcgCTCAGCTCGCCACGTTCGG ATATGTGCTGGTGTACTTTTCTGTATTGTATGCCCGCTATCATGCTGGCATTGTAACTGATGAGATGCTTTCCTTGCCAAAAACTCCATTTCTACTTGTTGGTCTGTTTGAGGCTCTTGCTGCGGCTTCTGGAATGGCAGCTGGAG CTGTACTTTCTGGGGCATCCATTCCAATATTGTCTCAG ACCTTTCTTGTGTGGCAGCTTCTCTTGTCAGCTATTTTCCTTGGGAGAAAATATAGATTCAATCAAATTCTTGGATGCTTTCTTGTCTCTGTTGGTGTAATAATAACTGTTGCAAG TGGATCTGGCGGTGGTCTTTCACTGAAAGATGCTGGAATCTTTTGGGCACTTCTGATGATTACATCCTTTTTGTTTCAAGCTGGTGATACAGTGTTGAAG GAAGTTATTTTCTTGGATGCTCGTAAACGGTTAAAA GGTGGTTCTGTAGATCTTTTTGTTGTGAATTCCTATGGATCTGGTTTCCAA GCACTGTTTATATGCCTTCTGCTACCTTTTCTATCGAAGTTATGGGGTGTTCCATTCCTTCAACTGCCAAGCTATCTCAGAGATGGAGCAGCATGTTTCCTAAACATCGGTACTTTATCAACTG GATGCGAAGGGGCACCGTGGCTGCCATTGCTGTTTGTAATTGTTAATATGGGCTTCAACATATCACTGCTACACCTCCTGAAGATCTCTTCTGCTGTGGTTTCTTGCCTCGCGTCCACTTTTTCAG TACCTCTCTCGGTCTACGCTTTCACACTCCCTCTCCCCTACATCGGTGTCGCCTCCTCTCTTCCTAATGGCTTCGTCGCTGGTGTCGCCGTTCTTGTCTCCGGCCTCCTCATCTACTGCTGGTCTTCCTCcgccactaccaccaccaccgccaccccctccaccaccaccccctCCTCCCTTGACCACCCTCATCATGCCTAG